From a single Ciconia boyciana chromosome 4, ASM3463844v1, whole genome shotgun sequence genomic region:
- the LOC140651455 gene encoding uncharacterized protein: MYFKRIKATRPRVRAQEPARAQRCRALPSAAPPGARPRQRRAPRPLGRRRRRGNAGGAGPGRAVVPPSPAAARPGPAAQVPLKAAVELQVHAVRLRAERGGGEGGAAGRPRQAVRESGGGRGEVESCHHGYSGTPRCRTIQQNYAWNSTINRDVHKNNHYRASSSVQKEELRLKQNKESKICVCICITKTKELITNTMQEISGKG, from the exons ATgtatttcaaaagaataaaGGCGACGCGCCCGCGGGTGCGTGCGCAGGAGCCGGCGCGCGCCCAGCGCTGCCGGGCGTTGCCGTCAGCGGCGCCGCCGGGCGCGCGGCCACGACAGCGCCGCGCGCCGCGGCCGTTGGGGCGCCGCCGTCGCCGTGGCAACGCGGGtggcgccgggccgggccgggccgtcgtcccgcccagccccgccgccgcccgccccggccccgcggcccaGGTGCCGCTGAAGGCGGCCGTCGAGCTGCAGGTCCACGCCGTGAGGCTGCGGGcagagcggggcggcggggagggaggagcgGCCGGGCGCCCCAGACAGGCGGTGCGGGAGAGCGGCGGGGGACGCGGAGAGGTAGAAAGTTGTCACCATGGTTATTCCGGCACCCCGAGGTGCCGCACCATACAACAAAACTACGCAT gGAATAGCACTATAAATAGAGATGTCCACAAGAACAACCATTACAGAGCTTCCTCTTCAGTACAGAAGGAAGAATTAC GGCTGAAACAGAACAAGGAATCAAAGATCTGTGTCTGCATCTGCATCACCAAAACGAAGGAACTGATCACCAACACAATGCAAGAGATCAGTGGAAAGGGATAA